The segment cTCCACCAGCCGGGCCCTGCGGGCTCCACAGAACCTCTTCCTGGTGTCCTTGGCCTCGGCGGACATCCTGGTGGCCATCCTCGTCCTGCCCTTCTCGCTGGCCAACGAGGTGATGGGCTACTGGTATTTCGGTGGCGTGTGGTGCAGCCTGTACCTGGCGCTGGACGTGCTGCTCTGCACCGCCTCCATCGGGCATCTCTGCGCCATCAGCCTCGACCGCTACTGGGCTGTCACCCGGGCAGCACGGTTCAACCTGCGCCGCAGCCCCGGGCGGGTGAAGGGGATGATCGGGGCGGTCTGGGCGGGGGCGGCCCTGGTGGCACTGCCACCGCTCCTGCGGGCCCGTCCAGGCAGCCGGGAATGCCAGCTGAGCCAGGAGACGTGGTACGTGCTGGCCTCCTGCGCCGCCTCCTTCTTCGCCCCCTGCCTCGTCATGGTCGCCGTCTACTGCCGCATCTACCACCTCACCGCCCGGCGGACGGCAGCCCTCCTCGCCGCCCGCGCCCCGTGCCCCGCTGGCACCGGCAAGAAGGGGCCGGAGGTCGGGATGCCGGGCTGGCGGCGCCGGAGCCAGAACCAGAGCATGTTGCTGTGCCGCCGGCGGCTGGTGCGGGCACGGGAGCGGCGCTTCACCGTCGTGCTGGCCGTGGTGATGGGGGCCTTCGTGCTGTGCTGGTTCCCCTTCTTCTTCACCTACAGCCTGGGGGCTGTCTGTGGGGAGGGCTGCCGCGTCTCCAAGCCCCTCTTCAGCTTCTTCTTCTGGATCGGCTACTGCAACAGCAGCCTCAACCCCCTCATCTACACCCTCTTCAACCGGGACTTCCGCGCCGCCTTCCGACGGCTCCTGGCCATCCCCTGCCAGCACCGCACGTAGGGTCCTGCTGGGACACCGGGGACGCAGCCTCCAGCCCCGCTTGCCGCTGGCAGCGCCCAGACCCACCGCGGACCCGGGACAGCAGTGCCGGTGTGCACCTCGAGGTACTTTTGGAAACGCGGGGTTGAATAAAATGAGGCCAAATTCTGTGCCCAGGGCTGGCGTCTGCCTCCTGGGAGCCCAGCAAGCagcacccatctccagcaccCATTGTCACCCCAGCCTGCAGCATGGGTGACCCGCTGGCGCTGACAACGAGCCGTGGTAGCTCTGGAGAGCACCAGTCCTCCCTGCTGCCAGGTGAAACACAGCATCCTCTTGCGCAGGGGAGGACGGaccccatgggtgctgggggggacacaAAATCCCCCATGTAGCAGCATCATTGTCACCAGGCTGAGCTGGCCATGCCCCCACAGCAGCCCAGCCTGAGCCCTGTGCCTCTCTGCCAGGGTTGCCCCCTGCGTGTCAACAGCATGTAGCCATGCCGTGTCACGGGGGCTCCATGGGGGCACATATGTACTCCACGGTGGGGTACGAGGGGTGCGGGGATGAGGTGGGACACCCCAAGTCCTGCTCAGGGGCTTCACCGGGATCTTGCTACAGGCGGAAAAGGAGGAATGACATCCCGGTGGCAGAAAGGCCGTCCTCCCTTGGGAGAGCGTGGGAGATGGGGCTGCGTGGGAAGAGCAGCCCGAGGTGCGAGGGGCCATGGGGGCAACTGTGGGGCGAAGACCTGGGGGGCAGCCACATCGCCCTGGGGGCAGCAGCCGCCCCACGcccgccctgcccggctcccagccccgctccacaCAGGCACCCGGGGGTCAGGGGCCGCTCCACTTCTCCAGCTTTGAGGCTCAAAATAGAAAATCTCAAAACATCGGACTTTCACTCGGCTAAAAACAGCCACTGGCGCCTGGGAGCCGGAGCCCAAGGAACGCTggctccccccaacccccccagtccccgCCGGGGTGGGCACAACTCAGCCGTGGTGTCTGGGGGAGTGAAAGGGACGGGGGTACTCGCAGCGGTGAGGACCCCCGGGCCATCCACTGTGCCCCACTGGCCCTGTGCGCAGAGGGTCATGGCATGAGCTCTGGGACCGGCAGAGGCTGCcagcagggactgggatgggacggGGGCCCAGCGCTGAGCCCCCGGAGGTGGCCAGCCCCAGCAGTTGGGGCCATGCTGGCACAATCTGCGGAAGGAGCTGCCCTATCACTGCCGCCTGGCTTCCCCTCCCGCGGCCGCCTTTCGCCTTTTCACAATTAAACAGCACTTTGCTTCTAAAAATACCCAGGGAGATGAGGGCGGCTGATGGGGACTCGGCCGGGGGAGAGGAGCTCTCGCCAAGGGGCACCAGcccctggggcagccccacagcgcCCTGGATCACACACCGTGTCCTCACCCTTGCCTGGCACCGCAGGGGCTGACCAGGGGACCAGGCACCTTCTCTCCTCCTGGGGCATGCGTGCATGGCTGCAGGATGCGGCAGGACAGGAGAGGCCGGGGACCAGCCAAAGTGGGGGCACACAGGGATCCCCCAGCTTGGGCAAGGTGCCCTGTTGCACCAGGGCAACATCTGAGTCACCAAAGGGAACTTCAAGCTGATGTCCGAAACATCAAATCCCGAGGGGTGGATGAGGTCTGGGAGCACCTGGTTCCCCCCTTCACGCCAGACACCACCAGGTGCTGGGGCGCTCCAGGGAGAGCCCCACCACCGACATCTCCCACCACATCGCCACGCAGCACATCGCTCTGTCCACGGCAGACGGGTCGAGCAGGTCGCTCTGTATCTCCACAGCAGCCATCGCCACTCCAAGTTTGCACAAAGTTTGTTTTATTCCCCACAGTGTGACCCTTATTCCTGCCCCGTTCACGAGCCGCCGTGACCGCGGTACCGCCGGCAAAGCGGCTCCCCTGGAAGCGCTGATTACTCCTGCCCAACTGCAGCACTTATGCTCGCCCACCTGGAATTGCATCCTGCGTTTTCAGGCTGTTTCTTCAATTTCTCAAGGTTATTTTAAATTACTCCCCTGATAGACCTGGGTTTGgagccctctccccctctccagcCATGTCCCCTCCACAGAGCTAAAAAGCAGAGTCACAGTTCCACCACCTGGGCTGCCATGGCTctgctggggacaccaggaccccTCGGGACACCCCATGGCTGATGACTTGCCAGCGGTGGGAACAGTGCTGCAAAATGCCAGCTGGGAGGAAACTGGAAGTAGCAACCTAAGGGTTAAGCGTGCAAATGCATGGAAACAAAGTCATCGCGTTTGAAGCTCAAAATAAGTATGTGCCACCTTTAAAAGGAAAGCAGCTCTAAAAGAAGAAAGCTCACAGCGTGAGCTCATCCCTCATGGCAGAGCGACACGGGAGATCACCTCCAAGGCATGGCAGGGCaaagcatcctcctcctcattaCCGCTGCGGGTTTGTAACCAGAAGATACAAGACCTGATCTCCAGTGGATGCTGAAGGGCACATCAGACCACAGTCAGTACCGACTGCACCGGCAATGAGTGCTTGGAATAATTTGTGTTATTATCAGCCTCTCTGCAGCCTGAGGACATGAAccccctccctcctgctcacCAGCATAGCCCAGCCGAGCGGTGCTCGGGGGCCCGGTCGCTCCCCACCACCAGGTTGCCATTGACAGAGGCCAGTGGAGGGACCTGCCCATCACCATGTGCTCCTCCATGCTCCAGCCACCACCAGCCTCGCACCCAGGGCAGGCCAGCCCCATTGCCACCGCACACAAGGCAGGAGGCATCACCCACGGGCTCCCGGAGGTGGGAGCCATTGGAAGGCAGAGGTGACACCCAAAAGCCAGAAGGAGCAGAAAGCCGGGCAGGCACAACTTGCTGATGGGTAAGAGGGTTAAGGAGCGGTTTTACACCCAGGAGAAGCAGGGACCTGGGCAGGTCATCTGCAGGGCTGACAGACCATCAAGGGGTGCTTGAGGAGGACAAAGGTCTGCAGAGAAATCAATGACTAATtagctggggagcagggagggagaggttCCCACAGCACAGCTTGTCTTCAGACAGGGTAAAGCTGCTGCTAATTGAAGTACCAGTAAACAAAGGGCTTTTAGAGCAAATCAATGGAGGGAAGAAGCCCGTAGGAGCAGCAAGAGCTTCAATACCAGAGTGGCACACCAGCAGTCACCGGAGTCAGCCCCAGCACGATAGGGCTGGCAGCACCACACCCCCGCCACGCCAAGGGATGAGACCAAGGCGCGATGAGGAAACCCCGAACCTCCACCGCAGCGATGCCGGACACGGCACCGGCGCTTGCGCTACCCACCCCGCGGCACAGGGGCTGACCAACGCCGGACACGCGGGTGCACAGGCGGCTTTATTGAGGCCAGCACAAACACAGGCCCGGCCTGCAGAGGGGGGAGGCTCCCCTAACAATGTAACCGCTGTTAAGTGGAGCACAGGGCAGCCTACACAGGCCACAGGCCCCCCGCAACGCCACCAGCCAGGCCGCAGAAACCCGCACTCTCCGGGGAGCCCCACCACCGGCGCCCCCTTACGAACAGCCGCTTGTCCCCGCCCCCTACCAAACGCACCTATCACAACCCAGTCAGCACCGGAGTGGCAGCTCTGCGCCCAATCAAATGCCGCAGAAGGCGGGTCTCTCTCTGCGGCGGGCGCCTTTGAGGCTTCGCCCAATCCGTTCCCCAAGCGGCGACTGCCCTCTCTGAGTGACACCTCGCCCTCCAATCAGCACCCGCTCCCTCTTCCCGGCTGGGTTTCGCCAATGGCCGCCGAATGACGCGCGCTTCTctcgccccgcccccgccctcccacacccccgcccgccgcggggccaACGGGAGAGCGGCGGCGCGGTGGAGGAGGCGAGGCTTCCTGAGGGGGCTGGGCCAATAGGAGCGCGGCGCGGGAGGAGCGTGGGCAGGCATTGGCGGGCTGGGCGCGGgtgggcggggcgcggcggcggcggcggcggggggaaggcggcggcggcggggcgcgggccaggcggcggggagcggcgcggagccgggcgggaggcggcggcgccgccgcctgGGCCTATGGAGTTGGAGAACATCGTCGCCAACACCGTCCTTCTCAAGGCCCGCGAAGGTgagcggcggcgccgggcggaCGCCGGTCCccggagctgggggtgggggaaggcccggggcggcggcggtggggcagGCGGGCCCGGGGCAGCCCGGCAGCTGAGCGAGGCCAGCGCCCGGGAGGTGGCGGCCGGTCGGTGGCCTGAGCCgtcagcccgcccggccgcctcCTAGAGCGGCGTCCGCTCCCCAAAGctgcggccggggctgcccctgAGACTGGGCCTCGGGCTGTCCCTCCCCGGGGAGTCTCCGCCTTCACACCAGCCCCGGTCCCCTCAGCGCTTTGGCTGCGGGGCCGCAAACCTCCTGCTGCCTCTGGGGTGAGGGCTGAGTTCCGGGCCCTCGGCGCAGGGGAGCCCCAGGGTGGGTTAGGCAGAGCTGGGCAGTCTGTCAGGCAGGAGCCTGGCCCTTGGCAGGGCAGATGTGGTTCGGCCAGGCATCGGGGAGTTCATTAGATCCCGTAAAGTGGTGGGGAAGTACAGTCCCTCCTGGCCCACGGTGTGCAGCTGGCCACAGCGAGTCATTCTGGAGCCTGAAATCTAGTTAGAGGGCTTTAGAAATTAGATTTGTGGGAGCAAAgagcagcaaaattaaatttacatGGGCAGAAACATTTTTGAGCTGCTTGGAAATCAGGCTTAGCATTGGTACTTCAGGCACGGTGACTGTGGCGCACCATGGCGTGGTGGTTCCTAACGACAAGGTTTGGTTCAAAAGCGAATCCAGACGAAACCAAACAGCGGCGTTTGGGACTTGAAGACGCGGGGCCCTGCTTCACACGGAGTGAGAGACCAGGAGGCTGGCTCCCGGCAGAGCGGGGTTTGGTCGCCGATGCAGAGCGAGGTGTCGGAGGACTGCTGCAGTGCTTGCTGGTGCTCCTCTGGTGCCTTGGCCTCAGCAGATGATGGGCAGTTTGGCTGCAGGCAGATACAATCCACTGGCACGCTCGTGTCGGATGGTTCCTGCCCGTCCACAGCTCTCCCACCCATGGCTGGGTGGCCGTGGTGGCCACTGGGGCAAGCTCCAGCAGCCTGTGTGACAGGACAGAGCCACTTTGCTGGCTGGGTCTGACAGCGCCACATGCTTTGCCCCAGCCTGGCCTTTTTGGGATCCTCCTGGTCTGTTGTGGGAGTGTGGAGCCCCCGGAcatgctgggggggctgctgacagccatcttcagctgctgccatAAGATGACCatgttctgcatttctttcaaacTCTTCTAGGAGAGTTTGGCCCAGGAAGGCCTcttccaggagggtttggaaggTGAAGGATCCTCCCACTGTTGTCCCCCTTGCCTGCTGGCCTCTGGCAGAGGGACAACAGACCAGCTTTGAGCTATCACCAACCCCTGAAGCTCCCATGTGGTGAGCTCTGGGTGGAGGTGGCCCCATCCCCAAAATGGGAGTGCTGGTTGGTGGGCAGGAGACGAGTTCCCTGCTGGGCTGTTTGCTGCGGTGCTGGGAGGGCGGGGGAGAACCATGCGTGAAGGGCGCTGGGAGCCTCCTTTCAAAGCAAACAACTCAAGGAAGTGCAAGCTGCCAGTCCTCGTCCTCCAGGTGCTATggggcacagctctgcttttccttGGGCGCTGGTGGGGTGAGGATGGCATGTCCTCCAGTGCCCTCACTTAGTTGTCCCCATCCGTTTTGTTGCCGCAAGCCGTGGCTGACAAGAAGGTGTCTGTGCTGCTGGTTTCTTCCACCCCTGCTTACCCTTGAGTCACTTCCTTCCTGAGTTTGTACAATcgtgcagc is part of the Rissa tridactyla isolate bRisTri1 chromosome 11, bRisTri1.patW.cur.20221130, whole genome shotgun sequence genome and harbors:
- the LOC128916178 gene encoding alpha-2Da adrenergic receptor-like, which produces MEPARALPNTSGNGSGTGSAPHSPAATGLILLAALAVLLATLVGNALVVVAISTSRALRAPQNLFLVSLASADILVAILVLPFSLANEVMGYWYFGGVWCSLYLALDVLLCTASIGHLCAISLDRYWAVTRAARFNLRRSPGRVKGMIGAVWAGAALVALPPLLRARPGSRECQLSQETWYVLASCAASFFAPCLVMVAVYCRIYHLTARRTAALLAARAPCPAGTGKKGPEVGMPGWRRRSQNQSMLLCRRRLVRARERRFTVVLAVVMGAFVLCWFPFFFTYSLGAVCGEGCRVSKPLFSFFFWIGYCNSSLNPLIYTLFNRDFRAAFRRLLAIPCQHRT